Within Gemmatimonadota bacterium, the genomic segment AAGATCTGGGACGCACGGCCTCTCTTTGCGAAGCGCAGGGAGCAGATGCCATTTTGATCGGCGGCAGTTTTTTGTTATCCACCAATTTTGATCGCATGGTGCGCGAGGTCGTAAGCGCTGTAGATATTCCGGTGATTATATTTCCCGGCGATACCAACCAGATCTCCGCGGCTGCCGATGCGATTATGTTTTTGTCGCTTATCAGTGGTCGCAATCCCGAATTGCTGATCGGG encodes:
- a CDS encoding geranylgeranylglyceryl/heptaprenylglyceryl phosphate synthase, coding for MSIYDQLMAIRNCRGAGFLPYLDPDRLDKKDLGRTASLCEAQGADAILIGGSFLLSTNFDRMVREVVSAVDIPVIIFPGDTNQISAAADAIMFLSLISGRNPELLIGQHVKAAPILKAHGLEAIATGYALVDTGQLTTAE